Genomic DNA from Patescibacteria group bacterium:
TCATGAGCAGATCCATCGACGTGTAGACGTTATGCGGAGCAAAGCGCCCCACATTATCGCGCCAGAAATATTCGCTCTGGAAAAACTGGTCAAAATCACGCGTCGTTCCATTCTTATGAATGAGGTCGAGTGCCTCTGGGCTGCCGCCAACGTGTGCGTAAATAGATTCAAACTCATCTGCCCAGTCCAAGTAATACGGACGAGCCGAACGTACTGGACCGATCTTCTTTGAAACCGCTCCTTCCTCAAAGAAGGTGATGAACCGCGGAATATTTCCTTCCACTGGTGCTTCAATCACAAAGAACGCCTGGTCAAGTCCAGACAACGGCCACGCTTCATACGAGTTCTCGATCATGACAGCAAATACTTGTGGAAGCGTGGTGAGAGGTGCGGGAATAACAAGGCCGGTCAAGGGATCCCGAGGGAACGCATCAGCCGATTCAGCGATGACCGGTACCGGAGCGATCTTGGCGGTAAATGACCGTCTGATCACGAGCGCAGAAACGCCAACGGTCATGATGGCCACGATCGCTAACACCGGAAGAACGCGTGACCAGCTGGCTTTCCTAGCGACGCCAACAAAAGCGCCCCGCAATTCCGGGATAGTCTGTTTAAAACGTCCTTTAATATATTTGAGTCGGGATTGCATAGGTCTTATTTAGTATACCAATTGAAAATCCCCCTTCGCCAAGCTTCCGGGGGACTTTCTTTGCTTACTTTTTGTCTGACTTTTCTTTCTTCTCTGGCTTTGCGTCAGCCGGAGCAGCACCTTCAGCACCAGGTTCTTCTTTCTTCTCTGTAAGAACCTCTACCTTGGACACGTCAGTGTCAACGGCTGCATCAAGAGCGGCCATTTCAGCTTCAGAACGAGGCGGCTGAACCGTAGCTACAGTTTGCTCGGCCCAGGTCTTGACTTCAATACCTTCTGGCAACTTCACATTCTTCACGCGGATCATATCATCAAAGGTCACAAGAGCGGAGATATCTACCTCGATCTCATGCACGAGCGCATCTGGAAGAGAGAGCACTTCCACTTCCTCCAAGGACTGAACGAGGGTACCACCGAGAGTTTTCACGGCTGGCGCTTCGCCCACGAGCTTGAGTGGAATCTTGGCTTCAATCTTGCGCTTCAAGTCCACGCGGCGGAAGTCCACATGCGTGAAAAAGTCCGTGAGAACGTTGCGCTGAATGTCAGCAATAAGCACTGGGTGCGTCTTGCCATCAATCTCCAGGTCAACGACCATGGATTCGCCGGCCTTAGCGTAAATTTTATTAAAGGCGTTGCGGTCAACGGTCACAGAGACCGGAGCCGTTACTTCGAAACCGTACATAACTCCTGGAACTTTTCCTTCAGCGCGAAGGATATTCGTCTTTCGGCCCTTCTCCTGTCGGAGCCCGGCGGTAATTTGAGCGTGTTGCATAGTGGCGGTATTTTACTGATTTCTGCGGAGAAGTCAAGCCTTATCCCCTAGTTTTAGACGCCACGCTCTCAACCATACCCAAGAGAGCCAAAGAAAGCATAAGCGAGGTGCCGCCGTAGCTAACCAAAGGAAGCGGGATGCCCGTAGCGGGCATGAGGGCTAGGTTCGCCCCCACATGAATGACGATTTGCATGAAAAAGAGAGCTAGCACTCCTATAACAAGGTAAGAGCCGAAGAAATCCCGGCCCCTGTAAGCTAATAGGAGCATGCGAGAAAGAAGGAGGAGAAACCCGCCAAAAAGCAGCATGATGCCCACAAACCCTAACTCCTCTCCAATAACCGCAAAGATAAAGTCTGACTGACTCTCAGGAAGGAATCGAAGCTGGCTCTGGCTCCCCCCGCCAAGACCTCGACCAATGATGCCACCGGAACCGATGGCCACCAGCGCCTGCGTCACGTTGTAGCCGGAACCCTGAGGATCAGAAGCGGGATTCATAAAAGTCAGAATGCGTTCGCGCTGGTAGCTAGCAAACAAGGCAAACCAGCCGATCAAAAATCCGCCGAGTAGAATTCCGGAAACTGTAGCGACGTGCTGGGCACGCAAGCCGGCAAAAAAAGCCATCACAAACCAGATACCACACAACAAAAGCGCACTGCCAAAGTCTGGTTGTAGTAGGACGAGAAATACAGGAAGGCCGAGGCGAATACCACTCCCAAAAAATTCTCGCCAAGCGAATGGTCTCTCGGCGTCGTCAGCGAAATACCGGGCGAGCTCCAGAATAAGGCCAAGCTTCATAATCTCCACCGGCTGAAAAGCGAATCCGCCAACAATGTACCAACCTGTCGTACCGTTCAACGTCGAGCCGAGCACAAAGAGACCAAGGAGCGAGAGAACTCCCACGCCATACATAATGCGGGCGTACGAACGAAAAATTTGATAATTCGCCCGAGCGGCGAGCACGGCAACGACTAAGCCGAGAACAAGTGCGATCAGCTGCTTCTCGACGAACGCCGAATGTCCGCCACGAGACAACTCGACGGAAGCAATAGCCGCAATGCCAATAGAAAAAAGCAAAAAACCCGCAAGCACTAATAGCCAATCAAAGCGGCGCATACTCTGCCTCTTTTACTCTCCTAGCGGATTCATGTAAACGCCGTCATCAAAAAAGTTTATGGCCGGGGTAATTTTTACGCCGGCTCCGGCTGGAACGGGCTGAAACCACCTGACGCTTACAGGCCTAGACTCGCCGGCCATGAAAGATGAAACCGTAACCTCCTGAATGGCAACCGGATTACCACCGCGAACTAATTGAATAATAAATTTTGGTTCCCAATAGCTATAGGCGGTACGATTTTCCACCGTAAAATCCGTCCGAGCTACTGCGCTCTTCCCAATCACAATATCAGCGGCCGAAACAATATTAGAGACAGGAAACTCATTGTGGTTGGTCAGAAAGGCAGCCGTATCCGCAATCAGATGACGATTAACTCTGTGCCAAACGATATCTCTGAGGACAATCTGTGGATTCTTAGCTAGGCTGTCTGTTTTTACATGAAGCACAGTCAGCGGCCGGGATTCGCCGGGATTCAAAAAACTGATCACTGGCTCTGTTTCACCGCCATCATAAGAAAAGGCGTAAGAAAAAGTTACATACCACTCGCTATTTGGGTTAGTCGCGTCAGCCAGGAAGTCTGTGGTTCCAGTGTCTCCGGCCAAGGCCTTAGCATTACCCACCTCCAGCGACTCGGCGGCCTGAGCCAAAACGAGCGCATGGGTGTTGCCACTGTTCGCTAACATCCCCGCCGCCTGTCTGGAATCGGCAAAACTGCCAGAAATTATGTAGACCGGTACGGTGGCCACGAAAATGATCAGCAAAATCACATCTGCCATGCCCCACAGAATAATCCCCCACTGTTTTATTTTGGGCGCAGCCTCAAGAATGGTCACGTCCCGGCGGTACGCGCCCTCAATAGCCCTATACTCGCCCGCCAACGGATTTGGGGGAACGGTTTTTTCGTTCGCCTGCTCAGCCATATTTCATCAAACATTTTACCACATCCCGGGGTTGTTCGGCATCCGTTAACGTGATACGATGGACGCCGAACGAGGGTCGACACCTGGGTCGACCCCTACCTCAAAATATGGCCTCAAAACCCGACGCAAAATCATCCGACTACAGCGCGAAAAATATTACAGTCCTGGAGGGACTTGATCCGGTGCGCAAGCGCCCGGGCATGTACATTGGCTCAACCGGCCCCGAAGGTCTCCACCATCTTATTTGGGAGGTGGTAGACAACTGTTTTGATGAAGCCATGGCCGGCCACGCCTCCATGATCACTGTCCATGTCCAACCGGACAACTGGATTAGTGTTGAAGATGACGGCCGCGGTATCCCTGTAGACATTCACCCCGAGCAAAAGATTTCGGCTCTCGAACTTGTCCTGACCAAGCTGCACGCCGGAGGTAAATTTGGTGGCGAAGCTTCTGGATATAAGGTGTCTGGTGGTTTGCACGGTGTTGGCGTATCTGTCGTGAACGCACTTTCCGATCATCTGAAGGCCGAGGTTCATCGCGACGGCGAAATTTGGGTGCAGGAATATAAGAAAGGCATCCCAGTAGCAAAAGTGAAGGCTATTGGCAAAACCAAAAAGCGCGGAACCATCATCAGTTTTCACGCTGACAAAACAATTTTTGAGTCTATCGAGTTCAAGCTCGACACTATCATTGACCACTTGCGCCAGCAGGCATATCTAACCGCCGGGATTCACCTTGAAATTATCGACGAAACCGGCGCCACACCAAAGCCCTACGGCTTCTTCTTTGAAGGAGGCGTAGCCTCATACGTTCGCCATCTTAACGAACGCAAAGAGGCCAAGCACCCGAGCGTGTTCTACGTGCACAAGGCCGTAGAAAACTGTGATGTCGAAGTCGCCTTGCAATACACGACGGAGTACCACGAGAGCGTGTATTGTTACGCAAACAACATCGTGAACCCTGAAGGCGGTACCCACATGAACGGCTTTAAAACCGCGCTCACTCGCGTCTTGAATAGCTACGCACGCGTGAAGGGTTATCTCAAAGAGAAAGACCCAAGCCTGACTGGCGATGATGCTCGAGAAGGCCTGACGGCAGTGATCAGCGTCAAGATTCCTGAACCGCAGTTTGAAGGTCAAACCAAGGGCAAACTTGGCAACCAGGAAGTAAAAACCGCGGTTGACGCCGTCTTTGGCGAAGCGCTCCAAATTTTCCTAGAGGAACACCCGCGTGATGCCGAAGAAATAATCGGTAAATGTTTATTGTCCGCTCGTGCCCGCGCGGCTGCCCGCGCCGCCCGCGATACCGTACTCCGTAAGGGTGTGCTCGACGGCCTGACTCTTCCCGGTAAGTTATCCGACTGCTCAAGCAAAGACTCCACGAGCACCGAGCTATTCATCGTTGAGGGAGACTCCGCAGGCGGCTCAGCTAAACAAGCTCGCAACCGCGAGTTCCAAGCCATTCTTCCTCTGCGCGGTAAAATCCTGAACGTTGAACGCGCTCGGCTCGATAAACTCCTGGCCAACAATGAAGTAAAGAACCTGGTCATTGCGCTCGGTACAAACATCGGCGAAGCTTTTGACATTACGGCCATGAGATATGGCCGAGTAGTCATCATGACCGACGCTGACGTGGACGGCGCGCACATTCGCACACTTCTGTTGACGCTCTTCTATCGTCACTTCCCACAACTAGTTAGCAACGGCAACATCTACATTGCCATGCCTCCACTCTTCCGAATCCAAGTTGGCAAGGAAGTTCGCTATGCCTTCGCCGAAGAGGAAAAAATTCAGTTCGTCAAAGAAATGACCGGCGGCAAGGGCGAAGAAGCGCTAAAAAATCATGGCGAGACCACACCGCTTGAAGAAGGCGAAGAAACCATGACTGAAGTAGTTACTGCTTCCGGCGTAAAGGTGAACATTCAGCGCTACAAGGGTCTTGGTGAAATGAACCCCGATCAGCTCTGGGAAACCACCATGGATCCAGGCACGCGCAAGATGAAACTGGTTACCATTGAAGACGCTGCCCTAGCTGACGAAACATTCGACATTCTCATGGGTGCTGATGTAGCCCCACGCAAGAAATTCATCCAAACACACGCTAAAGACGTAGCCAACCTCGACGTCTAACACCAAAACAAAACACCAGCATTGCCTAGAAATTTGAGTCGGATTACCTCCTAAAAATTTCTCGACAATACTGGTGTTTTGTTTTGGAAAGGCTCTGCCTTAGGTTACGGAGCTACCGGAGTGGTGCCCGGGGTCTCACCGGTTGGGGCGCCAATGTTGATTGGGGCGACTTCGATGATCTTCTTGTTGATTGGATCGTAAAGAATTGCCTTTTTGGCCGTGGCATAAAGAAGAACCTTGTAACCCCTCTCAGCGCTAGCGAAGAACGCCTGGCTCTTCAACTGCTCCGGATCAGTCACCGTGGCGATAGTTGGCTCTTCGCCCTGTGGAAGGACAATCAACCTACCGACTTCTCTGATCAAATCTACGACTTCCTGCTTAGCTACTAACTGAGGATCGGCGCTCAACTTCTTAACTTTTATGACTAGATAACCGTTACCAGCCAGCGAAAGGAGCAGAAAAGCTAAAAGGACCGGGGCCAGCAATCTCTCGCTTATCCCTCCAGTAACCTTCGGTGAAGTTGATTTTTCCATAGAAAAGTACCGGTGAAATTCCTCCATACTTTAGCACACCTCCCTACTTTACGCGCTGGTCATGTGTACCAAGAAACTATAGTGCGCCTCTGGAACAGGCCCAGCGAATTGGTTGCAATGAAAGGCATACCTTCTTCCCACAGGCCTTAGCCGAACAGCTTGCCAAGCTGAAAACTCTTTGCTATAGTATAGCCAAGAACTTCCCCGTCAGGGGATTTTTAAAATCTTATATGTTTAGTCTCACTAAGAATCCAGTGACCCGCTACTTCCTGGACGTCCGGGATGAAATCAAGAAAGTAACCTGGCCCACCCAGAAACAAGCCCTCATGTATTCCGGCTTCGTGATTGGCGGCTGCCTGGTGATTGGTACGTACTTCGGACTCATTGACCACCTCTTTACCATTGGCCTCCAAGCTTTGGTTGGCCTGGTGGCCAGCAAATAATTTCTATGGCCAAACAAACCGCTAATTACGGCCGGCGCTGGTACGCTATCCACACTTACTCCGGCTATGAGGAGAACGTGACAGAAAGCTTGAAACAGCGTATCGACACGATGGACATGAGTGAGAAAATTTTTAATGTCATCGTTCCGAAAGAAAAGAAAATCAAAATCAAGAACGGGGCGCGAAAAGTCATTGAAGAGAAAATCTTCCCTGGCTACGTGCTTGTTGAAATGATCGTGACGGATGACTCTTGGTACGTTGTTCGCAATACGCCAAACGTCACCGGTTTCATTGGCACCGGCAACACCCCGACACCAATCGCCCAGGAG
This window encodes:
- a CDS encoding FtsW/RodA/SpoVE family cell cycle protein → MRRFDWLLVLAGFLLFSIGIAAIASVELSRGGHSAFVEKQLIALVLGLVVAVLAARANYQIFRSYARIMYGVGVLSLLGLFVLGSTLNGTTGWYIVGGFAFQPVEIMKLGLILELARYFADDAERPFAWREFFGSGIRLGLPVFLVLLQPDFGSALLLCGIWFVMAFFAGLRAQHVATVSGILLGGFLIGWFALFASYQRERILTFMNPASDPQGSGYNVTQALVAIGSGGIIGRGLGGGSQSQLRFLPESQSDFIFAVIGEELGFVGIMLLFGGFLLLLSRMLLLAYRGRDFFGSYLVIGVLALFFMQIVIHVGANLALMPATGIPLPLVSYGGTSLMLSLALLGMVESVASKTRG
- a CDS encoding 50S ribosomal protein L25; amino-acid sequence: MQHAQITAGLRQEKGRKTNILRAEGKVPGVMYGFEVTAPVSVTVDRNAFNKIYAKAGESMVVDLEIDGKTHPVLIADIQRNVLTDFFTHVDFRRVDLKRKIEAKIPLKLVGEAPAVKTLGGTLVQSLEEVEVLSLPDALVHEIEVDISALVTFDDMIRVKNVKLPEGIEVKTWAEQTVATVQPPRSEAEMAALDAAVDTDVSKVEVLTEKKEEPGAEGAAPADAKPEKKEKSDKK
- a CDS encoding DUF3048 domain-containing protein; the protein is MQSRLKYIKGRFKQTIPELRGAFVGVARKASWSRVLPVLAIVAIMTVGVSALVIRRSFTAKIAPVPVIAESADAFPRDPLTGLVIPAPLTTLPQVFAVMIENSYEAWPLSGLDQAFFVIEAPVEGNIPRFITFFEEGAVSKKIGPVRSARPYYLDWADEFESIYAHVGGSPEALDLIHKNGTTRDFDQFFQSEYFWRDNVGRFAPHNVYTSMDLLMSSLDEIGRSTKAYTSWLFVDGEASGKEISPVIDWESGSTYDVTWEYDKATNLYIRYQGKQMMKTSSGANITANNVIVFASDISVVDSTGRRHIRTTGEGESLALVYQNGEQGLEARWVKHERTDRLRFIDLGGSEIAMNAGKTWMEVVPDLKNVSESQPKAPAVDVTNQQ
- the secE gene encoding preprotein translocase subunit SecE; this translates as MFSLTKNPVTRYFLDVRDEIKKVTWPTQKQALMYSGFVIGGCLVIGTYFGLIDHLFTIGLQALVGLVASK
- the nusG gene encoding transcription termination/antitermination protein NusG, producing MAKQTANYGRRWYAIHTYSGYEENVTESLKQRIDTMDMSEKIFNVIVPKEKKIKIKNGARKVIEEKIFPGYVLVEMIVTDDSWYVVRNTPNVTGFIGTGNTPTPIAQEEVDALMKRVGVSEPEFKIDVSKGDTVAITDGPFKAQQGKVEEVDEARGKIKVMVSMFGRETPLELDFLQVKKV
- the gyrB gene encoding DNA topoisomerase (ATP-hydrolyzing) subunit B is translated as MASKPDAKSSDYSAKNITVLEGLDPVRKRPGMYIGSTGPEGLHHLIWEVVDNCFDEAMAGHASMITVHVQPDNWISVEDDGRGIPVDIHPEQKISALELVLTKLHAGGKFGGEASGYKVSGGLHGVGVSVVNALSDHLKAEVHRDGEIWVQEYKKGIPVAKVKAIGKTKKRGTIISFHADKTIFESIEFKLDTIIDHLRQQAYLTAGIHLEIIDETGATPKPYGFFFEGGVASYVRHLNERKEAKHPSVFYVHKAVENCDVEVALQYTTEYHESVYCYANNIVNPEGGTHMNGFKTALTRVLNSYARVKGYLKEKDPSLTGDDAREGLTAVISVKIPEPQFEGQTKGKLGNQEVKTAVDAVFGEALQIFLEEHPRDAEEIIGKCLLSARARAAARAARDTVLRKGVLDGLTLPGKLSDCSSKDSTSTELFIVEGDSAGGSAKQARNREFQAILPLRGKILNVERARLDKLLANNEVKNLVIALGTNIGEAFDITAMRYGRVVIMTDADVDGAHIRTLLLTLFYRHFPQLVSNGNIYIAMPPLFRIQVGKEVRYAFAEEEKIQFVKEMTGGKGEEALKNHGETTPLEEGEETMTEVVTASGVKVNIQRYKGLGEMNPDQLWETTMDPGTRKMKLVTIEDAALADETFDILMGADVAPRKKFIQTHAKDVANLDV